The Budorcas taxicolor isolate Tak-1 chromosome 25, Takin1.1, whole genome shotgun sequence genome includes a region encoding these proteins:
- the LOC128069080 gene encoding upstream-binding factor 1-like protein 1: MVMPKSQDDWSKEDIVQLLEYMEKSTPSNDRHTFKTTQSVMDWEKVAFKDFSGEKCKLKWLEISYNLRKFRTLKELILDAKENINNPSKSRNHKKHPDLPKKPLTAYLRFFKEMRPQYLQKYPKMSNQELTKVLSEEYRKLPEQLKLKYSQDFQKEKQEFQEKMALFRTQHPELVQNSKKPDVPKGSQSKVPKKFQENVQRVKPPPENNLAMKWKFHGEPKKPPMNGYHKFHQDLWSSRELKVVPPRERMVEISRRWQWVPQDQKELYKKQAEELQAQYKVDLDLWLRTLSPEEYAAYREATCAKRKNIKVTGGPNPKIRRMSLQSPSSRNLQGKLRENPGLQAAESESSDMIGEHSPASGRSEENEEEEEGSSAPSTEDEDGDSEPEDHGSSSSSSGDSSDSDSN, translated from the coding sequence ATGGTGATGCCTAAAAGTCAAGATGACTGGTCCAAAGAAGACATTGTGCAGTTACTGGAATATATGGAGAAAAGCACTCCATCCAATGACAGGCACACATTCAAAACGACCCAGTCAGTGATGGACTGGGAAAAAGtagcttttaaagatttttctgggGAAAAATGCAAACTCAAATGGTTAGAAATTTCTTATAACTTGAGAAAGTTTCGCACTTTGAAAGAATTAATCCTGGACGCTAAGGAAAATATTAACAATCCTTCCAAAAGTAGAAACCACAAGAAACATCCTGATTTACCCAAGAAGCCCCTGACAGCTTACCTTCgcttttttaaagagatgagacCTCAGTACCTCCAAAAATACCCCAAGATGAGCAACCAGGAGCTGACCAAGGTTCTCTCTGAGGAATACAGGAAGCTGCCTGAACAGCTCAAGCTGAAATACAGTCAAGatttccagaaagagaaacaggagTTTCAGGAGAAAATGGCTCTGTTCAGAACACAGCACCCTGAACTAGTCCAGAACTCCAAGAAACCTGATGTCCCCAAAGGAAGTCAAAGCAAAGTGCCAAAGAAGTTTCAGGAAAATGTGCAAAGAGTGAAACCTCCCCCAGAAAACAATCTAGCCATGAAGTGGAAATTCCACGGAGAGCCCAAGAAGCCTCCGATGAATGGCTATCACAAGTTCCACCAGGATCTCTGGTCAAGCAGGGAGCTGAAAGTGGTGCCCCCGAGGGAGCGCATGGTGGAGATCAGTAGACGCTGGCAGTGGGTCCCCCAGGACCAGAAGGAGCTTTATAAGAAGCAGGCGGAGGAACTGCAGGCACAGTACAAGGTGGACCTTGATCTCTGGCTCAGGACTCTGTCTCCTGAAGAATATGCTGCTTACAGAGAGGCGACCTGTGCTAAGCGTAAGAACATCAAGGTGACAGGGGGCCCGAACCCCAAGATTAGAAGGATGAGCCTGCAGTCCCCATCATCAAGGAATCTGCAAGGAAAGCTTAGAGAGAACCCGGGGCTTCAGGCTGCAGAGTCAGAATCATCAGACATGATTGGAGAACATTCTCCTGCCTCAGGGAGATcagaagaaaatgaggaagaggaggaaggctcCTCAGCCCCCAGCACTGAGGATGAAGATGGAGATTCTGAGCCAGAGGACCATGGCTCCAGCTCATCATCCTCAGGGGACTCCTCTGACTCGGATTCCAACTGA